Part of the Deltaproteobacteria bacterium CG11_big_fil_rev_8_21_14_0_20_42_23 genome, TTGATCCGCTTTTGCTTGAAGCCGATTACAACATGCTGCTGTATCAAGCGCATTATTTTGCAGTGATGAACAACACGCAACAAAGTCTTCATTTTTTGCAAAGCGCCTTTAAACTTCGCCAACAGGAAACCCTTGATCTGCTTGAAATTACCGACGACTTCTTCGCCATCAAAAACGAAAAACCTTTTCAAGATCAGCTAAAAAAATGGAAACATGAAAAGAAACTCTGGGCTATTCCCGTTCACCTCAAAGTTCCCAAAGCTAAACAAGCTCAAATTCAAGGCGAATGGAAAAGTGTTCGCTACAAGTGGTCGTTGCAAGCGCGCTCAAAACGCAAATCTCCCGTCTATCTGAAGCAATTCAAGCCACTTAAGATCTAAAAGGGAAAGGCAGCAATGCCGCTTGACAAACAGGTTTTAAGGCTGTTAGACCCATTTCGCATTTTGGAGGAAAGAACCATGGCAGACAATTCAGATAAAGTAAGTGAAAACATTCTAGGACGCTATTTTGTAGATAGCCAATGCATCGATTGCAACCTATGCCGAGATACAGCTCCCGCAAACTTCAAGCACAACGAAGAAGGCGGCTATTCTTACGTGTACAAACAACCCGAAAATGAAGAAGAAGAGTCACTTTGCGCCGAAGCTAAAGACGCCTGCCCCGTAGAAGCCATCGGCGACGACGGCGAAAGCTAACGCAACTCTAACACTGGTTTGACGGGCAAAATTCCTTTACCACACACCGGCAACACTCTGGTTTTCGCGCCTTGCAGCAACGCCTTCCATGAAAAATGAGACAACTGGAAAAATCGGTCCAGTCTTTTTCAGGCAAAAGCTTTTCAATTTCCTTTTCAATTTTTACTGGATGAGTTTCACGAATAAGCCCCATTCGCTTACATAAACGCTGAAAATGAGTGTCCACCGTCAAACCCGGCTCACCGAAAGCATGCATCCGCACTGCATTTGCGGTCTTTCTTCCTACACCTGCAAGCTGCACAAGTTCCTCCATAGTTTCTGGAACTTCGCCGCCATGCTGAAGCACAAGTTGCCTGCAACACTGTTGAATATTTTTGGCCTTGTTTTTATAAAAACCGGTAGATTTCACAAAGCCTTCAAGCTCTTGAAGATTCGCTTCAGCAAAATCTTTTGCTGATTTATACCGTGCAAACAAAGCCGGAGTCACCGTATTCACCCTAGCATCGGTGCACTGCGCCGACAAAATCACGGCAATTAAGAGCTGCAGCGGATTTTTGTAGGTCAACTCACAATCGGCATCTGGATATTCCGCACGAAGGCGATTCAAAATTTCAGCGATTCGCAACTTGTTGCTCATTTTTTTCACTTGCGCGTTCTCCTCAAACTTGCTTTGGTGCGGCGCTCTAGGCCTCTTTCAAAGGAATTTTTATGTGCGGAATCATTTGTGTTCTCAACATTGCTGCTGACACCAATTCACTTCGAAGTCAAATTTTAGAGCAAGCAAAACTGCTTCGCCACCGTGGTCCAGACTGGAGCGGCATTTACGCAGATGAGCACGCCATTCTTGCGCACGAACGTTTATCCATTGTTGATGTAGAGCACGGCGCGCAACCCCTCATCAACACACAAACCAAAGCAGCTCTTGCCGTGAATGGTGAAATATATAATCATGAAGATCTTGAAAAAACACTGAAGCAAAAACATGATTTTCAAACAAAGTCTGACTGCGAAGTGATTCTTTATCTCTACGAAGAACTGGGCGTAAAGTGTGTGGAAAAATTGAGTGGCATTTTTGCCTTCGTCCTGCACGACCCGCGCAACAACACTTTCCTGGTTGCTCGCGATCACATGGGCATCATTCCGCTTTATCAAGGCTGGACAAAAGATGGCACGCGTTACTTCGCTTCCGAAATGAAAGCCTTGCTTCACATTTGTGACAAAGTGGAAGAATTCCCTGCGGGTCATTACCTCACCGCAAATGATGAAGCTCCAAAAAAATATTATGACCCCGCTTGGTCTAAAGTGGGAAGATATCCCACCAACGCTTTCGATCCAGCTGAACTTCGCGAAAAATTTACCGAAGCCGTCCGCCGCCAATTGATGTGCGATGTTCCTTATGGCCTACTCATTTCCGGCGGCGTTGATTCTTCCATTGTTGCAGCCGTCGCTGCAAAATTCAAAACCAAGCGCATTGAAACGCACGAACAAACTGAAGCTTGGTGGCCAAGCTTACATTCGTTTAGCGTTGGCCTGGAAAGCTCACCTGACACTGCATTTGCGAGGAAGGTAGCAAATCACATTGGCACGGTTCATCACGAAATTGTGTTCACCGTTCAACAAGGTTTAGATGTTTTGTCTGACGTGATTTATCATTTAGAAACCTTCGACACCACCACCATTCGTGCTTCAACTCCCATGTATTTGATGTCGCGCTGGATTAAATCGATGGGCATTAAAATGGTGCTCTCGGGAGAAGGCGCTGATGAAATGTTTGGTGGTTATTTGTATTTTCACAAAGCACCAAACGCAAAAGAGTTTCACGATGAAACGGTTCGTAAACTGTTTAAGCTTCATCAATACGATTGCCTTCGCGCCAACAAATCCACAGCAGCCTGGGGCTTGGAAGCACGCGTTCCTTTTTTAGACAAAGAGTTTTTGGATTATGCCATGAATATTAATCCTGAAGAAAAAATGATTACGAAAGATAGAATGGAAAAATATATTTTGCGTAAAAGTTTTGAGGGTTATATTCCCGACGAAATTTTGTGGCGCCAAAAAGAACAATTTTCAGATGGCGTAGGATACAGCTGGATTGATGGCTTGAAGGATTTTGCCAATCGCGAAATCAGCGACAGCATGATGCAAAATGCAAAAAACCAGTTCCCCGAAAAAACTCCACTAACCAAAGAAGAATATTTATACCGAAGCATTTTTGAAAAGCACTTCCCCGGAGATTCAGCATTGGCGTGCATTCCCACCGGACCAAGCATTGCTTGCTCTACCCCAACTGCCATTGCTTGGGATGCCTCTTTCGCAAACTCAGCCGATCCATCAGGCCGAGCGATTAAAGTGCATCAGAAGAGTTATTGAATTCGCACTTGTCGCTCTATGACTTGCTTTTTCACTGTCATCCTCGCGAACGCGGGGATCCACAACTCAAACAATTTTGTTCCATCCTGAATATTGTGAACGATCTCCTCGTCCAATTGCCAGAGGAGATTGCCACGTCTTGCTTCGCAAAACTCGCAATGACAGTAAGCTGCTTGAATTGTGGATCCCCTGGTCAAGCCAGAGGATGACAGTGATAAAATCAGCACCTCCTCTTTTTCCGCATCTGGGAAAAGTGCTTCAGCAGGGCATCAGCCGAGAGCGTGTTGAGAATATCGCCTGCCTCAAGCCAACCTTTTCTGGCAATCCCTATTCCGTAATTACAAAAATCAAGTTGATCTGTGCTATGCGCATCGGGAGAAATACATGACTTCACCTTTTTCTCTTTCAACAATTTTCCGTAACGCCAATCTATGTCCAAGCGACGTGGATTGGCATTCATTTCTATAGCCACGCCATTTTTTGCAGCACACTCAATCACTTGAGCCAAATTTACTTCATACGCTTCCCGCTCCAACAGCAAGCGCCCGGTGGGATGAGCTAAAATATCAACATATGGTGAAGCAAGTGCAGTGCAAATGCGTTCGGTCATTTTCTTTTCTCCCATTTTGAAACGAGAATGTACGGATGCAATCACAAAATCAAAAAGTGCCAAAACTTCATTTTTGTAATCAAGCGAACCATCTTCTAAAATATCAACTTCAATTCCTTTTAAAATTTGTATTTCTTTTAGCTTTTTATTGAGCGCATCAATTTCTTTGTGTTGACGCTTAATGTCTGCAAGCTTCATCCCACCTGCATATGCCGCCGAATGGCTATGATCAGTGATGCCAATATAGCTAAAGCCTTCGTCTTTCGCAGCCAGCGCCATTTCTTCCATGCTGTTTTTTCCATCGCTGTAAGTGCTGTGGCAATGCAAAACACCTTTTAAATCTGAAAGTGTCACCAAATCTGGAAGTGCGTGATCCTGCGCAGCTTCAAGCTCACCTTGATTTTCGCGAAGCTCTGGCGGAATAAAGTCCATTCCAAAATGCTTGAATAAATCTGTTTCATTTTTACATGAAACAAAGATTTCTTTTTTTCCTTTAAATAAACCATATTCATTTAATTTAAATCCTTTTGCTTTTGCCAAAGTACGCAAAGCAACGTTGTGTTCTTTCGAACCCGTAAAATGATGAAGCGCAAAAGGAAAATCTTCATCACTGACTACGCGCAAATCCACATTTATTCCAGATTGCAGCTTCACAGAACTTTTTGTGGTTCCTTTATTTATCACGCTCGCTACTTCGGGATACGCAACAAAATAATCCATCAACTTGTTTGGTTTATTGCTGCTCGCAATAAGATCGATGTCTTTGCAGATTTCTTTATGACGTCGTAAACTTCCACCAAGTTCAAGCTGAATAAGATGCGATGATTTTTTTAGATACGAGAGCAACTTGGCTGCTTCAGCATTTGCTTCATCAAAGCGAAAAAGATCGGAAAATTTTTTCAATCCTTCAATGCCGGCCAAAATTTTTTCTTCAGATTTTTTTCCAAATCCAGAAAACTCTGACACCAAATGCTTGTGACATGCATGTTCAAGAGCTTTAATACTTTTTATATTTAATTCTTTCCACAGCGTTCTTGCTTTTTTGGCACCAACTCCTGGTATGGAAAGCATCTCTAATACTTCTGATGGGATTTGTTTGTGAAGTTTTTGATACTCCGGAAAAGTACCATGATGAATAATGTCTTGGATATGTTCGGCGATGCTTTTACCAACGCCATTTATCTCTTCAAGCTTTCCTTGTTGCGCCATATCCTCAATTTTTTTGCCAACCCCCTCAACGGCACGTGCTGCATTTCGAAAAGCTCGCACCTTAAATGGATTTTCATTATTTACCTCGAGCATATCGGCAGTTTCTTCAAAAAGAGTAACAATTTTTTTATGAAGAGAAGCCATGCAAACTCCTA contains:
- a CDS encoding ferredoxin, which gives rise to MADNSDKVSENILGRYFVDSQCIDCNLCRDTAPANFKHNEEGGYSYVYKQPENEEEESLCAEAKDACPVEAIGDDGES
- the nth gene encoding endonuclease III, with product MSNKLRIAEILNRLRAEYPDADCELTYKNPLQLLIAVILSAQCTDARVNTVTPALFARYKSAKDFAEANLQELEGFVKSTGFYKNKAKNIQQCCRQLVLQHGGEVPETMEELVQLAGVGRKTANAVRMHAFGEPGLTVDTHFQRLCKRMGLIRETHPVKIEKEIEKLLPEKDWTDFSSCLIFHGRRCCKARKPECCRCVVKEFCPSNQC
- the asnB gene encoding asparagine synthase B (functions in asparagine biosynthesis; converts glutamine, aspartate, ATP, and water to glutamate, asparagine, pyrophosphate and AMP), translating into MCGIICVLNIAADTNSLRSQILEQAKLLRHRGPDWSGIYADEHAILAHERLSIVDVEHGAQPLINTQTKAALAVNGEIYNHEDLEKTLKQKHDFQTKSDCEVILYLYEELGVKCVEKLSGIFAFVLHDPRNNTFLVARDHMGIIPLYQGWTKDGTRYFASEMKALLHICDKVEEFPAGHYLTANDEAPKKYYDPAWSKVGRYPTNAFDPAELREKFTEAVRRQLMCDVPYGLLISGGVDSSIVAAVAAKFKTKRIETHEQTEAWWPSLHSFSVGLESSPDTAFARKVANHIGTVHHEIVFTVQQGLDVLSDVIYHLETFDTTTIRASTPMYLMSRWIKSMGIKMVLSGEGADEMFGGYLYFHKAPNAKEFHDETVRKLFKLHQYDCLRANKSTAAWGLEARVPFLDKEFLDYAMNINPEEKMITKDRMEKYILRKSFEGYIPDEILWRQKEQFSDGVGYSWIDGLKDFANREISDSMMQNAKNQFPEKTPLTKEEYLYRSIFEKHFPGDSALACIPTGPSIACSTPTAIAWDASFANSADPSGRAIKVHQKSY
- a CDS encoding histidinol-phosphatase — translated: MASLHKKIVTLFEETADMLEVNNENPFKVRAFRNAARAVEGVGKKIEDMAQQGKLEEINGVGKSIAEHIQDIIHHGTFPEYQKLHKQIPSEVLEMLSIPGVGAKKARTLWKELNIKSIKALEHACHKHLVSEFSGFGKKSEEKILAGIEGLKKFSDLFRFDEANAEAAKLLSYLKKSSHLIQLELGGSLRRHKEICKDIDLIASSNKPNKLMDYFVAYPEVASVINKGTTKSSVKLQSGINVDLRVVSDEDFPFALHHFTGSKEHNVALRTLAKAKGFKLNEYGLFKGKKEIFVSCKNETDLFKHFGMDFIPPELRENQGELEAAQDHALPDLVTLSDLKGVLHCHSTYSDGKNSMEEMALAAKDEGFSYIGITDHSHSAAYAGGMKLADIKRQHKEIDALNKKLKEIQILKGIEVDILEDGSLDYKNEVLALFDFVIASVHSRFKMGEKKMTERICTALASPYVDILAHPTGRLLLEREAYEVNLAQVIECAAKNGVAIEMNANPRRLDIDWRYGKLLKEKKVKSCISPDAHSTDQLDFCNYGIGIARKGWLEAGDILNTLSADALLKHFSQMRKKRRC